The DNA segment GACTTGTATTTTTTCTTATCTAGCTTTTGAATTAAAATCAGGAGATATTTGTCTCAAAGGAAGTTCTGAATATGCCGATTGGCGAACACAATTATTAAGTTGGGATGAATGTGAAGTTATTGTAGATAATTATTGTGAAAATTTAGGTTTACCAAAAACGGCTCAAATTTTTGTTAATAATTTAAAAAGTTTCTTAATTCAAACAGCTGAAAAAGTTGATTTAAACTATCCTAATAATTCGAGTTTAATTATTAATGATGAAGGAGAACCCATTTTAAAGAAAGTTACGAAAAATGAAGTTAGTTCTACTCTCAAAAATCTTGAAGTTATCATAGAAGAAAGAATGCCTAATTATAACTTAATAGATATTCTTAAAAATGTAAATTATTGGACTAATTTTACCAGACATTTTGCACCTCTGAGTGGTAGTGATCCTAAAATTGATAATCCTACTGAACGTTATTTATTAACTACTTTTACTTATGGTTGTAATTTAGGTCCGTCTCAAGCAGAAAAACACATGAGAGAGATTATTTCCTCAAAATTAATCTCTTTTATTAATCGCCGTCATATAAATACTGATAGTTTAAATAAGGCAATAAATGACATTATTAATCGTTATAATGTATTAGATTTACCCAAAGTTTGGGGTAACGGAAATGTGGCGGCGGCTGATGGTACTAAATATGATGTAAGAGAACAAAATTTACTCTCAGAATATCATATCAGATATGGTGGTTATGGTGGCATTGCTTATCATCATGTAGCGGATAAATATATTGCCTTATTTAGTCATTTTATTCCTTGTGGAACATGGGAAGCAGTATATATTATTGAGGGTTTATTTGAAAATAAATCTAACATTAAACCTGATACAATTCATAGTGATACTCAAGGACAAAGTACTCCTGTTTTTGCTCTATCGTACTTATTGGGTATTAAGTTAATGCCTCGCATTAGAAATTGGAAAGATTTAGTCTTTTATCGTTATGATAAAAATACCGTTTATCAACATATAGATTCATTATTTACAGATACAATTAATTGGCAGTTAATTGAGACTCATTGGCAAGATTTAATGCAAGTAGTTTTATCTATTTATACGGGCAAAATATCCAGTGTTAGTTTATTAAGAAAGTTAAGTAATTATAGTAGAAAAAATCGATTATATAAAGCCTTTAGGGAGTTAGGAAGAGTGATTAGAACTATCTTTTTACTCGAATATATTTCTGATTTAGAATTAAAGCAACAAATTACGGCGGCGACAAATAAAGTTGAGGCTTATAATGGCTTTTCTAAATGGTTATTTTTTGGTGGAGATAAGATTATTGCCACCAATGATAGAGAAGAAATGGAAAAAAGAATTAAATACAATGATTTAGTTTCTAATGCTGTTATTTTTCATAATGTTGTCGAGTTAACTAATATTTTACAGCAATTACAAAAAGAAGGTTATTTAATCGATAAAAAAGATGTAGCTTGTCTAAGTCCTTATTTAACCAGTCATGTGAAAAGATTTGGTGATTATCTTCTTAATCTTGCTGAAGTACTTCCTTCCTTAGAGCAATTTCAAATTGGCTCTTTGTTACAAAAATAGATTTACTGAACCGTAAGCAGAATCAGCGTTTCAACTGTAAATGTCATGGTTTATTGACATTGGTGTCCGATTTCGCGCGTATCTCGGCTTCCCCCCATATTTTGGCGATGGAGGTTGCTCGTAAAAAGTTTAAGCTACCCCCAGTCAGAAAAATTGACGAAAGCCTTATTTACCAAGATTACCCAACCCTCAAACTTTCTAAGAAAGATGTTAATAACATCATCGAATTAATTGAAGGTGGTTTTTCAGTCAAAGAGATAGCAGAAGCATACGATGTTACTGAATCTACTATCCGCTACCATCTACAACGTCGAAATCAAAAGATAGCGTAAATAATTTAATTAGGTTTGAGGTTTTAGGTATTAGAGTCTGATATTTGCTAAAACTTCCATATCATATCGGGTAAGGTTTGCCTTACCCGATATAAGCACCACTTTTTTATTCCACAGACAAAAAAAAAGAGGCTCTATAGCCCCCAAAACTTAGATACCTTAAGCATTTTCAAGGAAACAAGCGTTCAGTTACTTTTGCTACATAAACGTATAGGTTTTAAGAACTCCTGCCCTGTTTTCTAAAATTTTTTTAAAAGTACTTGAAAAATCGCCCAAAGCGATCTAAGGTTAAAAGTGTTACAAAAAACATCAAATCATCAGAACTGAGTAACTCAGAACGAGATGAGATGAAACGTGAATCAAAGACTACCAATCAAAAATTCACAGTAAGGTCAGTAAAGACCTGTAAAGGAAATGATAATAGAAAACGGTAAATTTGTCGCCCCCCCTCTCAAAAAAATTATCGCCTCGCCCGAATTTGCCCCCTCTGAGCAAGGGTCAAAGCCTTATGGTGGTTTAAATCAGTCCAATGGTCAAAATTTTTGGTCTTCACAAAACTTAACAATGTGTCAGGAAATCTTGACAAAAAAAAGACCCCTGCGAACAGATATATCATTCTCCTACTGTTCCGAGTTGATTAATAAACCTGTCACAAATTCCGACAAGGCTAAAACTAATTTTCACTCCATGTCAGGAAATGTTGATAATATTATTGACATATTCTGTAAAGGTTTCGCCGTTAGTCCTTTTCACTATACCAATAACCACAGAAGTAGTGATAATGCGACCGTTGCGGGTTTATTAATCGTCGATATTGATAACCAAGAATGGGTTGAACCAGAAATCATTGATGGCAATAAGCCTCAAAATAATAATGGGCATGGCGATAACAACCAGAATGGCAATGACAATAACGAGGGAAAAATTGTTAAACAGAAGGTATATAAACACCAATTAACTTTAGAAGAGTACCAGTCGATCGATTTCTGCCGTAAATATACTTTTGCCATTACCACAGCAAGTCATACAGAAACATGGCACAGATTTCGAGTTTTTATGCCCTTACCCATGGATATTGATAAAACTACCTATGAGGTAGCTGTAAGGCATTTAAACGCCATTTTAAAGGGTGCTGTTGATATAAATGCCACTAACCCTAGTATCGGCTTTTATGGCAATAGTAACGGTATCCTCTACAAAGCTGATGAGTTTCAAGCCTTAGACTATGACTGGTTATCTCAATTACAACCCGAAGTTGACAAGATTAAGAAAAAACAGGAAAAACAAAAGCGTAAATTAGCCCGAAAAATAGCTAAAAATCAGAAAAAATTAGCTAAAAGTGCTACTGCTAAGGATATTGTTGAAGCTCTATCTTATATACCATGTGATGATTATGATACTTGGACTAAAGTAGGTTTTGCTTTACATCATACTTTTAATGGTAGTGATGAAGGGCTAGAAATCTACGATAATTGGTCGTCTCAAGCTAATAATTACGACGGTAGAAAAGCTATTGAGTACAAATGGCTCTCATTTAACAAATCACGCACCGACAAGCCTATAACCATTGCTACGGTGTTTAAGTTGGCGATCGATCAAGGGTATAAACCACCAAGAAAGATTAGAAGAAGACTGGAGGCACGAGATTATTTTGAAGACTATAAAACCTTCTCTTATCCCATATCTCTGGAGTGTCATAAAAATTATGATAAAGGTGAAATAAGTCAAGAAATTCCCGCCGATAATCTCGATTATTTGAAGGATGAAATTAAGAATATTAACTCCTCTAAAAAAGGTTATTTCCCAGAGGAGATAATCGCCCAAATTCCCCGTCAAGGATTAGTTTTTATTCAGGGAGACATGGGCACTGGTAAAACTTACTTAGCAGAGAAAATTGTCGCCGAGTTTAAAGCTCAAGGTAAATATGTATTGTCTCCTGATAGTACCCGAAGCCTCTGCCAACAGTCGGCTAATCGCTATGGTATTTATTACAAAACCCATGATGATACTACCCCCATTCAAAATTTAAGAAGTCAGGGCATTAAAACTACCTATGACAGCTTTGCTAAATACAAGGATGAAGCTCCTGATTGTATTATTTTTGATGAAATTTTGTCTAGTGAAAACCATTTATTATTAGGTGATACGGAGTTAAAACATAATCGAGAAGAAGTACTCTATGCCGTTAGAAATGTGGTGAAAAACTGCATTGATAAAGGTGGTTTAGTTATTTGTCTGGATGAAATGTTGGTGGATTTTTGCATCGATTTAATGAAGGATTTTGCAGGTGGTATTGAGCCTTTTATTATTGTTAATCATTACCGTAATAACAACTATGAAACTTATCAATTACTTAATCCCGATGAGCCGAAAAAAATCCTCTTTACCATGCCGATATTGGGTTTAAAACCTTTTTATTGTTGCGATAGCCAAAAAGAAGTTATCTCTCTTTATCAAGAATTATCGAAGACTTTCTCTGATAAAGTATTTAAACATATTCATCAAGGTAATGCTAATTTGCCAGAAAATCAGGAATTACTCAAGAATCCTACCCTCTGGTTACAACAGAATAAATGTGATGGTTTAATTGTTAGCCCGACTATTGTCTGTGGCTTCTCTATTGAGGGTAATTTCTTTGATGCGGTTATCGGTAATTTCTGCGGGGTTTTACCTGTTAACCAATGTCGTCAAATGTTACGACGCATCCGTAGTGATATTCCTCGTTATGTCTATGCTAGTAGTCATGGGTTGAATTATAGCAATGAGTTTGATTTTCAGGAAATCGCTGATAAGGCTATCTTGAAGAAAAAGAATAAGTTAGATTTACTCAAGTTGTCTTCTCTCATTGCTAAAAGCACTCTCCCTTCTGAATACATAAAAGTAGCGTTAAGTATGATGAATCCTGACACGGGCAAATGGGAAAATATTGAGCTTATCACCCAATCGAAATATATTGGTTTTACTAATGCGGGTAAGGCTAACTATCGGGAAAATATTTTTAATGAGTTGAGGGATAGTGGTAGCACCATCATTTATGGTTATAATTATGAGGAATTTATGGCAGAATTTGTGGAGGTAGGATTTACGGAAGAATCTTTACACGAGCATAGTCAAAAGG comes from the Geminocystis sp. NIES-3708 genome and includes:
- a CDS encoding helix-turn-helix domain-containing protein; the encoded protein is MSDFARISASPHILAMEVARKKFKLPPVRKIDESLIYQDYPTLKLSKKDVNNIIELIEGGFSVKEIAEAYDVTESTIRYHLQRRNQKIA
- a CDS encoding plasmid replication protein, CyRepA1 family, producing MIIENGKFVAPPLKKIIASPEFAPSEQGSKPYGGLNQSNGQNFWSSQNLTMCQEILTKKRPLRTDISFSYCSELINKPVTNSDKAKTNFHSMSGNVDNIIDIFCKGFAVSPFHYTNNHRSSDNATVAGLLIVDIDNQEWVEPEIIDGNKPQNNNGHGDNNQNGNDNNEGKIVKQKVYKHQLTLEEYQSIDFCRKYTFAITTASHTETWHRFRVFMPLPMDIDKTTYEVAVRHLNAILKGAVDINATNPSIGFYGNSNGILYKADEFQALDYDWLSQLQPEVDKIKKKQEKQKRKLARKIAKNQKKLAKSATAKDIVEALSYIPCDDYDTWTKVGFALHHTFNGSDEGLEIYDNWSSQANNYDGRKAIEYKWLSFNKSRTDKPITIATVFKLAIDQGYKPPRKIRRRLEARDYFEDYKTFSYPISLECHKNYDKGEISQEIPADNLDYLKDEIKNINSSKKGYFPEEIIAQIPRQGLVFIQGDMGTGKTYLAEKIVAEFKAQGKYVLSPDSTRSLCQQSANRYGIYYKTHDDTTPIQNLRSQGIKTTYDSFAKYKDEAPDCIIFDEILSSENHLLLGDTELKHNREEVLYAVRNVVKNCIDKGGLVICLDEMLVDFCIDLMKDFAGGIEPFIIVNHYRNNNYETYQLLNPDEPKKILFTMPILGLKPFYCCDSQKEVISLYQELSKTFSDKVFKHIHQGNANLPENQELLKNPTLWLQQNKCDGLIVSPTIVCGFSIEGNFFDAVIGNFCGVLPVNQCRQMLRRIRSDIPRYVYASSHGLNYSNEFDFQEIADKAILKKKNKLDLLKLSSLIAKSTLPSEYIKVALSMMNPDTGKWENIELITQSKYIGFTNAGKANYRENIFNELRDSGSTIIYGYNYEEFMAEFVEVGFTEESLHEHSQKDFKTIIKTHNDERMNHQAVSISSGDTTGFDLDSAQYVLKNRHGINPETHLPLHSEEKIAGAQKFIYQDLFPTVELTLDFIKEYLLKDKTKLRTIERYFWFNNFSLLKKKETIKALNWLSNSRRFVYLEKDYDDLLLEIHLLKVLEVQKFIDLEGYFTRKDKCVKSFFKRALKHKQELRDYFNIIVTADSNPIIILKNLLKSIGIKLKSSVRKVNKVNTRVYLIDQSYLDDDIRQSVLTSYQMRNAGLKTVKGKMKKISEGFEENKNSETTINKGLVGDSNGYKNDSISYNNQANSVAGLKVTTKISTEGLKQGEIFQTERGIIEGNKNAKTVIKNEFEANNNSYENPSISYNNQTDSVVTQAQTQDDDKY